In Hemicordylus capensis ecotype Gifberg chromosome 12, rHemCap1.1.pri, whole genome shotgun sequence, the genomic stretch agcagcagggagaacaGATAAtaagcaataaaataataataataaataataaatgaaggaggagcaggaaggaggggggagcgTTCTATCGTTTCCTGCTCTCAAACCACCCAACTTGACTACCTGGCTATGGGGAACCTCGACTGGAATTCGATGCGAGTTCAggcaaatctgaatcgattcaaacGGATCTCATTCGGTGCAAGCAGTGTTCAATCAACAACATAAGAATAaataataggaggaggaggagattgtaAAGTGCATATGGGCAGTGTGTTCTGTATCCCCCCAGGCTACCCCCACCTGAAAGGGATAGCAGGGTCCCCATTCCTTTTCTCGTTCCGGGTCCAGGGTGGGATGCAGGGCAGAGGTACAAGCTCACCTGGTCTCCAGGATCTGCTGCCGGATCGTCTTGACGTACTCAAAGCTGTCGAAACAACAGATGTCATAGACCAAGATGTAGGCGTGAACACTCCGGAGGCCACGACAACACACGTCCGCCCACTCCtgcgagacagagagagagagagagaaagggacggATCAGGGAACGGCGCCCCGGGCAACAGAGTGGAACCACCCACGGCTCAGTCCAGAGGGAGCCGTTCACTCCTGTGTGGTGGGACTGCTCACTTGTGCCAGCCAGCATCTGGATGCCTACGGCCGCAGAAAGGTTGCTTTTCTTCTGGCTGGGGTTGCTAACGGGACACAAACGATGGGTCAGGATAGGTTCTGGGGGTGCAGAAATGGCAGAAGGAGAATCTCGGATGCTGAAGACCAGGCAACCAAACGGTACAtaggacaggagaggagagctggtcttgtggtaaaggtacagtgtgcccacgagtcggtgtcaactcgtcCCTGGgcttgtcttgggtagaatagaGGGgcagttgaccattgccttctcctgcgcagtctgagaggatgcctttcagcatcttcccatattgctgctgcccagtgtcgttgtttcccataatctgggaaacagaccagcggggattcgaaccagcaacctctggcttgctagtcatttccccgctgcgtacTGTCTGCAAAATGGCATTGGGGTTTAAAAGCACTAGCCGAACCCACACAGAGCGCCTGTGTTGCTCTCCTTGCAcaccccgccacagcccctgctttattgctcagtgtcagccacccactccccACCGGTCCCTCGCCCGCCCCCTGCCCGCCGCACCctcgctcccctcctcctcttccctgtctgcatatggaatcctctctgcccaatcaccatggtgcttctgttctgttacctcctaTTGGTAaagcactgggtgggtggggcttgccacatacaaccttggcgtattttctctctctctctctctctctctggtgtacCGGTcgcaaatcccatgtgtggcagctctcgcgagagtttgtggagcgagctgccggcaggggaagaggaaagcggcagtgggcgggcaggcagagaAAGAGGCGGCAGTcggggggatgggtgggtgggaaaaatgagaggcgcagatgttctgcacccggcccagcgaATATATATAGATTTCTTACATTCACAGTCTGATGCCAAGAGCAAAACCAATTTCTGCGTGGCTCAGACCAATGTGACGtctgtttacatttttttaatctGTCCATCTTGGACCTTCCGCCTCCAAAGCAAACGTTCTCCCGGTGAGCTATGGACCTTCCCTAAGGAACTGTCTGTTCCTTAGTCTGACCTTGGTCAATCGAACTCAGTCGTGCCTaccctgaccggcagcagctccccaaaatttcatatgggtctttcccagctctcccGGACGACGCCGGAGCTTAAACCTAGGGCCTTGTACATACAAAGGAGGTCCTCTACTCTATTGCCCTACAGCTCTTCCACTCCAGATTTTgctttagggatatgcaaaaataaataaaaaaatcgaGCCAATCCATTCAAATTCGACTTGAAACTGCACGGAATGAGAGTCATTTCAATTGATTCGAATTCGCCTGAACTCCCATCAAACGCAGTTCAAATGCAAGTGGATTCTATTCGGGTTCAGGCAAATTGGAACCGATTCAAACGGAGCCCATTCTGCGCCAGCAGTTTTGGGTCGAATccattcaaattcgaatcgattcggcCGGACGTTGCGCACCTCCCTCTTTTACTGTGGCATCTTCATTGTGATGCCACTGGAAAGGAGGATTTTGCTACAAATTGTGCTCTGAGCAGCCTCACACAGACAGACTTGCCTCCAGACGCGTCTGGAAGTCAGCATTTGCGGCTTCGACTCTCTTCGGGAGGCCCCTTCTTCCCGTCTCCAGGGAAAGCATTTCCCTTCTCTAGATGCCTCCATCTGCTCCTTCCCTGACAACCCACTCACCCCTGGTGCATTTCAAGGCGGGAACCCAGCTGAGGATGTCACCGCCGTATGTCCCCGCCGAGCATTTCTCCTCTGCTATTTCCTGCCTGCCTCTTGCACTGACGTTTCTTCCCCACACACAGATctcggcttctcctcctcctccattctgaaggaggatgcatcctcctctccttctcaggggagagaaagagaacctCTGATTCTTCACCCTACAGTCCCAAGAGCAACCCTGAAAGCCGCATTGCAACCTTTGGAATCATAGAATATCAGCGTTctcaaggtcccaggttcaatccctggcagcacctccagatttgaggggagggggacctcctgcccgaaaccgtggagagctgctgccagtcagtgcagacaatcctgagcaagatggaccaagggtctgactcagtcggcaggagcttcctatatccctacaCTGTGGAAATGCGCATTCTGCTTCCTTATTTGACCTTCTGAAAACTATTTGTGGCCACAGCGTCACCGACATTGTTAACTTGTTTATTATTAAGAGTCAGCATTTCCAGGGCAATCCTACGCACGGTTACCCAGAAACTCTGCTGCGTTTGATGGGGCCTTCTCCCAAATAAGTGGCCTCAAACTCAGCCATTTATTAGATTAATTAATGTtataaaaaaacctttaaaaaaaacaaaaaacaagaggtGCTCCCCTTGAGCTAACCAGCAGAGATTTAAAAGGTTTCAATTGTTCCGAATGCAAAAGCCGCAAGTCTTGAACGAGGCATCCTctatgcaaaaagagagagaatgcctcttctgcaACAGTGCACGCATACATCGTGGCAAGGGCCAGCTTAGAAGATGGGGGGCCCCTTGCAAGTGAGAGGAAGGAGAATGCCTCTTTCAAGGTGGTACGTGAATATAGCAAAGCTGGTGCCTGTTCAAAGGGGGTGTTCTCTCTCacatgggaggggaaggggaatggGTCTTCTCCAGTGTTCAAAGAAGCACTCCAGTTTCAGGTGACAGAGACACGTCCACTAGGCAGACACGTGATCGCCTGGGGGCACCCAATCCAGCGGGGTGAGTAAACAGTGCCAGATGGGAAGATTCGCCCTGCCCCCCAAAgagcctgcacattctgcacccccaaAACACAGTGCCCCTTGCTCCTTGCCCCTCAACCCCTGCATAAACAGCTAGTCATTTCAGCCGCACTCCCTCCCTTGAAGATGAATTGCCtgccccagcatgctttgcaaaaAGAAAATGGTCTCCAagtggatttccaaattaacagcagcaccTTTTCATCTCTGACGTGTTACGGGTTTTCACCCCATAATagactttggaactctctcccactggatcctcaACCCAGTGCGGGCAAGTCATTCGCTGGCCATCTGCACAAGCTGACGTGACCTCgggaatgagcagcctgcacaacTCACGTTAGAACCTCCATTGCTATAGGGTATGAAATAGCAGCCGGCTTTGCGGTCATGCCCATGAGCGGTTGTCGCATATGCACACTAGAGACAAGATGAGCCTATGCCACACTCagatttgttggactacaactcccatcatccctctgcCTCAATTGTGTTGTTGTCACACATGCACCCCCTAGTGCAGCGATGACTGCGGGAAATGAAAAGCGATGAAAGCGGCGAGACACTTACCTGCAGGGTGTTGACTGGGAAAGAGGTGATGGGCGGGAAGTCCATGATCTGAAGGTCGTGGACGTGGCCGTTCATGACCACGGCGGGCAGGTAGATCCGGCGGGCCGTGGTGGGCACGCAGACCTCGCTGAACTCGTTGTAGAGGAACTGGCGGACAATGGCACTCTTGCCGACTCCCTGAGCACCCAGCACGGCAATCTTGAACGTTGTCACCATGCCTCCCGGCCGCGGCCCCCCTGCGCAACGAGGCGATCGGCTCCTTGGCACAGTCCGCGGCCTTTGCGACGCTACCAAGAAGGCCCCCGGGCTGCATATTCCGGCAGCTGCAGGTTCAGCCACAGTCAGGAACCATTTCCTCGCTGGCTCAGCCTGTCACTGGGAGACCAAACAAAAAGGGCTTCGTCAGACTCAAGAATGTGGGGGGTTCaagatggacaaaaggaagcaaGTCATTGCAAAGCACTGACCCAACTTGcagcaaatggccactgctttagaccacctacctacctaccttccttccttcctcccttcctaaGATTAGTTAACGAGCACAacagaacctccaggttcaggagCAGCctacccctgaataccagttgctgaatACTAcccttcttcctccccttctgcagcagacgcATCGCTGATTACTATTTGTTACCCATCAGATGGGTAACAAATAGTgcggctgcagtgtggggagtATCTGTagaccccctgggagcccttcaaggaTCCCTAGGGGTAACAGAAGTACCCCCTCTTGGGAACCTGTGGTCTAgtaaccaaaaaaacccacttcCCCCAGTTTCgcttccagtttgtttgtttgttaatttaacatatttttatactgcccaaaacttacgtctccgggtggtttacaacaaaataaaaaacagaaagtaaaacattagttaaatcaaaaacaaacaatttttaaaattacaattcaattcttaaatatttttttttaacccctgcCCCCAATTCTTTCCTTTTAAATCTGAGGATGGGTTGTCTAAATTCAGAGTCGTCCTTCTTTGGGATAAATAgaggcataacctgtatttaacttctgtcttttaaggcattgtcttaaattcagtcatctccgattcgggtaaatatggaaTGTTGCATCGGATGACCATGCATTGGGTAGGTTCAGACGTGACACGGAACCATGGTTTGTTGTATCTAGGGCTTTTCAAAGAAACCTGGATTGGCACCACAAAGGACTGCCATGTTTGTTTTGCCATATCTTGGTTTCTTTGGGTTGCGCCCATGGTCTCCTTGCTTCCCATGGTCAAGGCTGGCCTCTCTTTATACAACAGCCCTGCGAGGGTGGAGCTACTGGAACAGAGGTTAAATATAACAAATCTATAAGAACcatatacaaagctatggtgcggccacacctggagtactgcgtacagttctggtcgccacatctaaaggaggacattgtagaactgggaaaggtgcagaagagggcaacccagatgatcaggggcctggagcaccttccttatgaggcaaggctacaacccctggggctgtttagtttagaaaaaagacaactgcggggagatatgatagaggtctataaaatcatgcatggggtggagaacgtggatggagagaaattcttctccttctcccatcacactagaaccaggggccatcccatgaaactgattgccaagaaaattAGGATCGATAAAAGGACTTCCTCACATCGTACATAATTAGacagtggaactctctgccatgaggtgcagtgatggccaccaacttggatgactttaagcagGGCTTGGACAGATTTGgggggaggacaggtctatcagtggctactagtttttATGGCTAGAGGTGGCCTCCAGTACGAGGCCGCTGAACACCAAttacagggcagcaacagcagaaaagagggcttgccctcccctcttgcctttgggcttcccagaggcatctggtgggccactgtggcaaaGAGGGTGCTGGCCTAGAGAGGCAGccgggggcctgatccagccgggctgttcctCATGTTAAAGCCCAACAGTAGATCCAGGCTACGAGAAACCAAACTTTGGGTTCAGACTGTGGTCCGAGTGCCTGGAACCAACCGGTCTGCTGACAGGCGTAGGTTCAGAAATACACACTATCCATACATAGTTCCGCGAAACGGCCATCGCTCAGTGCGACATCGGACTCTCCCCCAGGGAGAGAGAAACGGCggcaggggggaagggggccGACTGAAGGTCACCTTAACTCGGGAACTGGCCAGGTCTGCAAGGATACGGAGAACGACAGCCAGATTGAAAAGCCAGAGAAGCCTGGCGGAAGTTAATTAAACTCCCCGCTGTATCACTCCGATGCGGGTCTGATGTAAATTGCTCGAACCAATCTTTCCAATGTCATCAAGGCGACAACGTGTTAATTTAGGAGGCCGGCCGGGGAAATGATCTTCTCAACCTCCCTCTTGTTCTGCCGGAAAACCATGTCAGTCCAGGAATTGCACTCTCCACAGCTGCCTCCGAAAAGAGAGGACAAGCCCCGGATCGCGGGATATGGATTAACTCCTCCTCTTTCAACACCTGTGCCGTACAGGTAAAGCCATCCGGCGTCAGTGTTGCAAACGGATATATTCCCGTTCATCCCTGAGATGAACGGGATCTGTTCATCCCTGAGAACAGATGCTTGTGACGGAAGCAAAGAGCTTTAAAACAGGGGTTTGCAGACACCCCCACCCTGCTGGGTGCTGCTGGACTGCACCTCCCGTCATCCCCTGCTGCTGCAACTGGGgagcaatgggagttgtagtccaacaccgaAGAGCCCAAGTTGGAGGACTCTGGGGTTAGAAGACTGCTCAGTCCTGCGTTCCAGCCCCACCACACTTTCTCATGctttccctcccctgcaaacTATTTTATCTGCATCTGCTTTGGGATGCgtgtgacttttaaaaaacttctatAATGTGTGTTTTTCTTACTGGTTCTTGGTGACTACCACTACACTGTTTAATGGTTGCATGCTTTTAAATGGGTTCTCTGATTGTTGCTCGGGCTGGAGGCATGGTATGATTTTATTATTTCAGCGCTGtatattttatctgtttttgtttcGCTGTGGCCTCATGATAAAGCCCATCATCAGCCTAGATCCAGGTCACTAAAaaccggaacataggaagcttgccatatactgagtcagacccttggtccatctagctcaggattgtcttcacagactggcagcagcttctccaagcttgcagacagcaggaatctctctcagccctatcttggagatgctgccaggcagagaacttggaaccttgatgctctttccagagcggatattccaaaggggaatatcatatCCATAaagttatggctggggatgatgggaattgtagtccagccacatctgctgAACCCTGTTTCTCAGCACCGCAGGATGAGAGCCCCGTTTTATTCCACTGTTGTTTTCCTTTTGCCCGGAGAACAATTGCGATGTGGCCAACCAATAAagttattattttcattattctATTCTTTCCCTGGTCCATTCCACACCGGCCCCCTCTGTGTTGAAttctagattgtaagctcctcggAGCAAGGACCTCTCCTCCTATACACTGCAGAGGGGCTTCACTGTCACATACAGAACATTCTCATTTTCTCCAAACAGAATCCCAGCCTTTTCGATCCTGCAACCATAAAtggagcttcctccctgcaagGAACCCTGGGAAACACACACAGTTTTGCAGGAAAGCATCCTGAATCCGGAAGAGATCCTAGCATCGAGCCGACCTTTCACAGAGCCACCCTCCTGAAATCTGCGCCAGTGTCCTCTCCCCTCTCCAGAAACagacacagaaatgaccaccCGGTTTTAAGAAATCTGCAAGGCACAGCTCCTGCATTTGGGGCATATGTTGCTGGGTCTTTGCTAGCAGAAGCCATTTCCACAAGGTGAACGCAGAGAGAGACGCAGCTCTCTAGAAGACAAGGCCCCCAACTGGGATTTGCGACAGATCTAACAAAAATCTCAGGGCGAGGGGCTTCCCGGGGGCTGCATTTGAGTCCTTCCCGAGTCCGCGGCGCTGACCCAGGCTCTCCGAAGGGCCCCTTTAATCCTTAATCCTGTTTTTGAAAGCGGAGGGAAAGCGAAGAAAGCAGCGGAAAGCGATCCGGTTCGCCAGCCAGAGACCGGTGCGAGCAAAGAATCTCTGCAGGCCCGAGTGCAAAGATGTCTTGCAGATCTCCTCCGATTCGGGTCCCCGGATCTTGTTGGcttgcaactcccatcactctcATTGCGGTGGCAGTGGATGATGGTAGTTGTTGTCCGATGGctggggaccccaggttgagaaaccctgtagTACCGGGATAAAGCAGCCCAGGAGAATCCAAGATTCCACCAGGATCTTTCAGACCCTGCCACATTCCACACAAGATATGACCAAGGCCCAGAGTGGGCATTGGGGTCAGATCCACCCCAGCTCCACCTGAGACGTCAGATGAAACTAGTTTGGAATTCAGAAGTTAGCAGTCCTCAATATTAGGGACTTAGGATCATGCATCGAGCCAGGTGAAGATGGCAGACATTAGAAACAGACCAAGGCTCTGTCAGGAACACCCTGCGGGACAAAACCCAAGGACATCCATCCAGCCCAGTGCCCTGTTTCCAACAGGGGGCAGCCAGATACAGAGGCCCTGAAGTCAACAGCCCTGCCTTGCTGTTACCACCCTGGCAAACTGGGGCGCTTCTCCTCTCCCCTTGGCTCCAAATAAACGGCCCTTGATGGCAACGGCCAGCCTCCTACCTGGTTTAAGGGCCGTTAcacagttccatccctggcagcatctccagttaggcctGGGACAGACCCCTGCCCGAAAGCTGGGCGAGCTGCTACCAGCCAgtgtcgacagtactgagctagatggaccgcgCCCGCTTCCTAAGCAcaggattaaataaataaaataaatacaaataataaaacaaagagGCCTTCACTGGGAGAAATCGGGTGCCCAGGAGACATTGCCTGATTCGCGAGAAAACATTCTGACTGGCTGATCCCCCAGATTAGCCTGCCATGGGGCCGAAAGAAACCTCACCTCACCAACACATCCACAGAGCCCCGACAGCTCTGGGAGGAGGCTCGAGTCAGTGAGCCCAGCTGCATCGACAAGAGGGACGCCGGGTCCCCGGCCGATCTCCGCCAGCCTCTACCCACGAGCAAACACACCCACTCCGTGTCCAGACCTCGGCGTACAGGCGGCAAATCGGAATGTCCACTTTCCACTCTCACGCAGCGCACCGGATGCCCAGATCAGAATCTCAGCCCCCCacactacaacgcccatcaccccTGGTGGGACGGTGGGGGCAGAGGCCCGATGGCACCGGACATCAGCTGCTCCATCCGCCGGGGACGgtgtcccagtggcctttggctggggatgatgggagttgtagtcaagctcTGGGAACCCCCGTTCCAGGGAACTCTGCTCAGAGAGACCCACAGGCCTAGGGAGAGAAATGGCAAGGCCACAATCGAGGCTCACTGCTGGGCACCTCGTGTGGTGGAGGGGTTTCCTTCTCCGATATGAGGTGGCAGCCGCCTCGGTACGAACCGGCCTCTCCGAGACCCCTACTGTCAGCCGCCACCCCCCTGGCCCACCAGTTGGCGGCTCTCTGGACCAGTTCCAGGGAAACAAACCCAACATGTATCtaccgctttgcaacaaaagtttccaaagtggcttatattacagaaatactaaataaataagatggaaaagcaacctctctctctctctcgatcacacacacacacacacacacacacgacccacAGAAACCCTCTGGCCACCTGCAGGCCCTATGGAAAGGGAGGACGGGCACAGACCACCGCACACACCCCCACCGGGGACCCCAAGATCTGGGGTTCGGACCCACGGCGTCCCATTTCAGACGCacaccctcctcctgctctccaaaGCAATCCAACACCCCCTTTGGGTTTTTGCAGCCATTAATCCAGGATCTTGCCCCCAAGTGACGGGCACTGTGCAGGGAGCCCCAGACACACACTTCAACGACTGgttttgggggggaaggggagaagtcGGCAGGGATAGCCCACGGCTCTTGCTCTCTGGCTACCGAGGGCCCGTCTTCCATCCCGGGACCTTTGACTCCTCACCACTCACCACCACAGCTGCAGCTGAACCTCACCTCCGCCTTCTCTCCATGGGGGCGCCAAACCAGTTCCTGCCCCACAGATCtgtttgcagtgggggggggtcctGTAGTCTCCAAAGCTCTCAGCCCCACTGCCCAAATCTCACTCTGGCCTCTCAGCGGCTAGCCACCCTCAAAGGGAATCCTAGCCCCGCTTTCCAACTTCGTGACCCACAGACCCCTCCGCTCAACGTTATCTTCCCCCCACCATTTTAAAacccaaacattttaaaacacaccacCGTGTTAGCACTTGGGATCGACCAGAGCTGgatcaactccccccccccacatttttggGCAGCCCCAAACTTTTAGGCTGGCTCCACAGGCCTGTCGTCCAAAGGACAGGTACACCTTGGAGAGCTCACCTGTGTGGCATCCTTGCCTGCTGTGCTCGAAGGTGaaaaggtcccccccccgctcccattccccccctctcctccccccacaagcCCCCCCCGCACTTACCTTGCAATGCCTCCAGGTGCACTGCCTCCTCCCCACGGCGGCAAAGCGTCTCCTACGCTGGACCCCCAAATCTTGGCCGAGCTGGGGGGCCCGGCtggctgcaggggagggaggatcTTCCATCCAGCAATCCCACCCAGATCTCGGGAAGCCAAAGGGTGGGTGTCTGCAGAAATCAAATTGGGggtttttggggtggtttttttttttttttttttttggcggggtgTATTATTTTGCAGCTAATTGCAGGCAAGCAATTCCCTCGGCCGGGAGAAGTCCTGGGGGGCGGCTGGGCACGGCTGCCGGCAGCAATCCGCGGCCGTCTGGGTTATCCTCCGGAATGCTGGAGCCATGACACGGCCCATTCCTTCCCCCTCGGTGTGTTGCCTCCTTGCCTTCCTTGGGCGATGCAGGGCTGGCAGCTCATTTGGAAAgatgagaggtgtgtgtgtgtgagtgggggggggggagagttaggAAATCTCCTGCCACCGATTACAGATCCTCAGGGTCACAAAGCCTGCCGTGTTCCTTgtttaatggggtggggggagagggcaagCTGGCCCAGGTTCATCCCTAGCTCCTCTGCGTCgcccctggcaacatctccatcagaacggccctgctggatcaggcccaaggaggcccatcgagcCCAGCGTccttgttccccacagtggcccaccagatgcctctggggagcccacaggcaagaggggagggcaggccctctccccCGCTGCTagggctcccctgcaactgtagaCTGCCCCTGAAGCTGGAGGTGCCATAGAGCCATCAGGACCAGCCGCCATTGACAGCCCCGTCCTCCACAGTGGTGGCCatgacatcttgtggcaatggaTCCTTTAGGTTATTCGTCTTGCTCCGTGTGGAATTTGTTACCCAAggccttcctttttgtcaggCCTGAATGTCCTGGCTATCGGTTACAGGGGGTAGCCCCTGGTTCTGGGAGGaagggctcctgcctgaaatcttggagagatgctgccggccagtgcagacaaccctgagccaagtgggccagtggtctgactcagtataaagctgcTTCCTACGCCGGAGCTTAGGGGAgcagtcagacggaaagaagcCAGTTGTGGGTTCTCTTGAGCAAGGGGATGAACGCTGAGCATGTTCTCCAACTCCTGTTGCCAAGAatttaaatatatacattaaGTTTGGAGCTGGAAGTGCAGATCaatctaaggcagggattcccaacccaAGTCAGTGgtgggactacaaatcccaccaccacctgccagaAGCTGTCGCCCTCAGCCATAATGAGAATGGTGGGGATTGTcgtagaattttagagctgggagGGGCACCTAGCagtcttctagtctaacccctTGATCCGGGAGGAACTAGCTACAGAAGCCCTGGCCGGTGGCCGTGGATC encodes the following:
- the LOC128336135 gene encoding ras-like protein family member 10B, which gives rise to MVTTFKIAVLGAQGVGKSAIVRQFLYNEFSEVCVPTTARRIYLPAVVMNGHVHDLQIMDFPPITSFPVNTLQEWADVCCRGLRSVHAYILVYDICCFDSFEYVKTIRQQILETRVIGTSDTPIIIVGNKRDLQKGRVIPRWNVSNLVKKTWKCGYIECSAKYNWHILLLFSELLKSVGCARCKHVHTAIRFQGALRRNRCTIM